The window TTATAGAGTATATATTATAGAAAATAAAAGCTTTTCAGACAATAGGGAGATTAATAGGTTGAAAAACATTCTTCTGACAGGCGCGGCTGGTTTTATTGGAATGGAAACGGCAAAAAAACTTCTCGGCGAAGGATTTTCTGTCGTTGGCATAGACAACCTAAACGATTATTACGACGTAAGACTTAAAACAAAACGACTGGAAGAGCTCGCCGGCAATAAAAATTTTGTCTTTTACAAGATCGACATAGAAAATTTTCAAGACCTAAAAAATTTGTTTTCAGAGAACAAGTTCGACGCAGTCATAAATTTAGCGGCGAGAGCCGGAGTCCGGTACAGCATCGAAAATCCTTTTATCTACGTGACGACAAACACTTTGGGAAACACAAATCTTCTCGAGCTCTCCAAGCATTACGGAGTGAGTAAATTCGTTTTGGCTTCGACTTCATCTCTTTACGCGGGACAGAAAATGCCTTTTGTCGAGACACTCGAGGTAAACACTCCGATATCCCCATACGCTGCGTCAAAAAAAGGCGCGGAAATGATGTGTTATACCTACCATTATCTTTTCGGCCTAGACACGACAATACTTCGTTTTTTCACGGTTTACGGACCATATGGGAGACCCGACATGAGTGTCTTCAAATTTTTCA of the candidate division WOR-3 bacterium genome contains:
- a CDS encoding SDR family NAD(P)-dependent oxidoreductase codes for the protein MKNILLTGAAGFIGMETAKKLLGEGFSVVGIDNLNDYYDVRLKTKRLEELAGNKNFVFYKIDIENFQDLKNLFSENKFDAVINLAARAGVRYSIENPFIYVTTNTLGNTNLLELSKHYGVSKFVLASTSSLYAGQKMPFVETLEVNTPISPYAASKKGAEMMCYTYHYLFGLDTTILRFFTVYGPYGRPDMSVFKFFKWITEDKPVEIYGDGSQSRDFTYVEDIARGVVSGLKPLGFEIINFGNNSPHKLSEMLELIEKFTGKKSVKEYSEFRKEDMMATYADITKAKKLLDWSPEYSLEQGIEETAKWWRENQNWLADIKI